Part of the Methylophaga nitratireducenticrescens genome is shown below.
AGGGTGTTCCACGGCACTGTAGACCTCACCTTCAGGAACACAATAACCTTCGGTAAAGAGCTTGAAATGGTGAATCAAAGCCTCCATATCATCTTTCATATCTGCTCTGCTGGGAGGAGCAATTTTGGTATTGTCCAGAATTACTGGACCAGGATTGGCACGTAACCAATCAACGCATTGCTGCATAATTTTGTTTGACTGCCGCATTTCCTCGACCCGAACCAGGTATCGGTCGTAGCAATCGCCCTCTTTACCTACTGGAATATCAAAATCCAATCGGTCATACACTTCATAAGGTTGTTTGCGCCGCAGATCCCATTCCACACCGCTGCCACGTAACATCGGGCCAGTAAAGCCTAATTGGAGTGCCCGCTCTGGAGACACCACACCAATTCCCACCGTACGTTGTTTCCAGATTCGATTATCAGTCAGCAGCGTTTCATATTCATCGACACATTTGGGAAAGCGCTGACAAAAATCCTCAATAAAATCGAGCAGACTGCCTTCACGGTTTTGATTTAACTTTTTGACTTCGGCTTCAGAATGCCATTTGGATTTTTGATATTGCGGCATGCTGTTGGGTAAATCACGATACACGCCACCTGGACGATAATAGGTTGCATGTAACCGCGCACCGGAGACTGCTTCGTAACAGTCCATTAAATCTTCACGCTCACGGAAGCAGTAAAGAAATACGGTCATAGCACCAATATCCAGACCATGTGCACCAAGCCACATCAGGTGATTCAAAACCCGGGTCATTTCATCAAACAATACCCGGATGTACTGTGCCCGGACTGGAGGTTCAATGCCCAACAGCTTTTCAATCGCCATCACATAGGCATGTTCGTTACACATCATCGACACATAATCCAGCCGATCCATATAACCAATACTCTGGTTATAGGGTTTGGACTCAGCCAACTTTTCGGTACCCCGGTGCAACAAACCAATATGTGGATCAGCGTGCACAATAACCTCGCCATCCATTTCCAAAATCAGGCGTAATACACCATGTGCTGCTGGATGCTGCGGGCCAAAATTCAGCGTGTAATTTTTAATTTCAGCCATTATTTCTTGGCCTCGCCATGCGGTTGCAGGTAACGGTTATCGTCACGAATCACCCGCGGGACCAGCGTTCTTGGTTCAATACTGACCGGCTGATAAATCACCCGTTTCTGTTCGGGGTCATAAAGCATTTCCACATTGCCAATCAATGGAAAATCCTTGCGAAACGGATGGCCGACAAAACCATAATCCGTCAGAATACGTCGCAGATCCTGATGGCCTTTAAAGAGAATTCCAAACAAATCAAAGGCTTCACGTTCGTACCAGTCCGCCGAATGCCAGATGCTGGTGACTGAATCAATAATAGGCGTTTCAGCAATCAGATCCACCTTCAGGCGCAGTCGATTATTGTGTTGCACTGATAGCAGATGATAAACCACGGCATAGCGAAAGCCTTCGTCCATTTCGTCGATTTGCGAAAACGGTTCACGCGCCCGGCTGAAACCATGTTCGGTGGCCTGTTTGGTTTCCCAGCCACTGTGGCCGTATGCAGAGTAATCCACTCCACATAAATCAA
Proteins encoded:
- a CDS encoding NADH-quinone oxidoreductase subunit C; its protein translation is MKSLKDKLQQHFVNQLVECEFNRGELTIHIEAEQIIPVCKALRDEFSFTQLIDLCGVDYSAYGHSGWETKQATEHGFSRAREPFSQIDEMDEGFRYAVVYHLLSVQHNNRLRLKVDLIAETPIIDSVTSIWHSADWYEREAFDLFGILFKGHQDLRRILTDYGFVGHPFRKDFPLIGNVEMLYDPEQKRVIYQPVSIEPRTLVPRVIRDDNRYLQPHGEAKK
- a CDS encoding NADH-quinone oxidoreductase subunit D translates to MAEIKNYTLNFGPQHPAAHGVLRLILEMDGEVIVHADPHIGLLHRGTEKLAESKPYNQSIGYMDRLDYVSMMCNEHAYVMAIEKLLGIEPPVRAQYIRVLFDEMTRVLNHLMWLGAHGLDIGAMTVFLYCFREREDLMDCYEAVSGARLHATYYRPGGVYRDLPNSMPQYQKSKWHSEAEVKKLNQNREGSLLDFIEDFCQRFPKCVDEYETLLTDNRIWKQRTVGIGVVSPERALQLGFTGPMLRGSGVEWDLRRKQPYEVYDRLDFDIPVGKEGDCYDRYLVRVEEMRQSNKIMQQCVDWLRANPGPVILDNTKIAPPSRADMKDDMEALIHHFKLFTEGYCVPEGEVYSAVEHPKGEFGIYMVSDGANKPYRVKIRAPGFPHLASMNEMAKGHLLADVVAIIGTMDIVFGEIDR